GAGGGGCGGTTCGAGCTGCGCGAACACGGCGTTCGGCCGTGGCTTTTCAAGATCCTGCACAACAACTTCTACACCCGCGTCAAGAAAAACAAGCGCGAAGCCAACCTCGGCGACGCCGTGCTCGACCGCGGCGAGATGGGCGAGGTCGACCAGCCGCCCCCGGCCTGGGACCTCGAACACCTCGACTGGGAACAGGTCGACGACCGGCTCAAGCACGCGATCCAGGGGCTACCCGACCACTACCGCGAGGTCCTGCTGCTCTGGGCCGTCGAAGGGCTCAAGTACCGCGAGATCGCGGACGTGCTGGGCGTCGCGCTGGGCACGGTCATGAGCCGGC
The sequence above is a segment of the Phycisphaeraceae bacterium D3-23 genome. Coding sequences within it:
- a CDS encoding sigma-70 family RNA polymerase sigma factor — encoded protein: MDSEAFRQLAIAEMDSVYRMAMHLSRHPDDAADLVQETYLKAFKAEGRFELREHGVRPWLFKILHNNFYTRVKKNKREANLGDAVLDRGEMGEVDQPPPAWDLEHLDWEQVDDRLKHAIQGLPDHYREVLLLWAVEGLKYREIADVLGVALGTVMSRLYRARGILGEQLSGLAQEHGITINAEADDG